Proteins from one Bartonella sp. HY328 genomic window:
- the tssM gene encoding type VI secretion system membrane subunit TssM, with product MQNFGGTSLLSRLSSTFRMIARGFGSGLFISTIILIVLACLVWFYGPGFQYLEYTPLKPVANRIIVIGVLIILWGLNNYFLARAAAKKKPKKQVEEEIKPRDPVSELIAILNSSFLMTMKTIKDKWMGKDKGARTLYAMPWYLIIGPTASGKTTLIQDSDLNFPLTHELKQGHINKTVSDELPQYWVTRESVLFDIPGSWLDMTTPISFDGLDSDEIDPNIPVVRTTVKDSRKRLWNAFTDLLNSVRPRRPINGVVLTFDVVDVIRMDADARNVMSMNIHARLVEIAEKLGTRFTVHVVMTKLDRLAGFRDYFAQLTKAERQEPFGFSFSVFDELQADEWVENFEKEFAKFLTEANDDLIDRVNNQKETEIRKNIYTFLREFAASGPIVAEFFRKALLSDRFSTPPMVRGIYFTSTVQEGAPFNALLTKISNDYHMTSPVMPAYSGNSTPYFTSKLFTNVIFREAGLAGDNQTVEKHKRFVLRATILASSIGILIFGFILAETSKDNIARANNVLKASQNFINLPRYADISGSEAQFLSALNAISAANSEFPNWQDKSEVRRFAALYQGGRVGPEVNKAYEDLLRDRFMPSIADKVKAEIIRLGEDPQTYNSDERLDALRVYLLLGDIQRRKELDSSDDTMSIGKKAVIAWLQKDWQKRFEGENDVQAGLARHLNYALSTNHIAAPLDQQLVTKTQLALREVPRDVRLYRNLKTLAQRQVPNGLSLRNAIGPSFDIVFKQADNGEVLSHDVTVPYFYTKRGFLDFFVPKSQDLSVIAVEDAWVTGERKDIRYSEEDLQAFIEKIRHAYATDYINYWTNMINNLNISDFRNIDDAGRVLSEINGPSAPFGRLLNLIKSETEIYSAEPTQVNADQPQTQILFDKNREHALRITRAFADLSALVTAKEGQTPPLEEMMASLSGLEAYMRAILAGQQSSKPVALEKAQERAKLQGDDPIFVIRRTGTNMPKPFDKFYAQIADNSWKVILDAAKKDLQSVWQNSVYRTFNVELAGRYPFNINSKEEVSLAEFQKFFGPEGQFDKFFNDHLKTFINPNNGTPIMIDGQSLSVSENFIAQIAKVRAVRDIFFNADGIPTLRYSVEPVSMSGNISRSVLNIEGQLVPYSHGPSRPISILWPNALSSNQDISQLSAGNSGSITYSGLWSSFRLFDRAQVANVLPDSAELVFNVGNGQVKYKIRMSATDKNPFVLKPLTSLKLPEQL from the coding sequence ATGCAAAATTTCGGTGGTACTTCACTCCTTAGTCGTCTTAGCAGCACTTTTCGTATGATTGCTCGCGGTTTTGGTTCGGGTCTATTTATCAGTACTATTATTCTGATTGTCTTGGCATGTTTGGTTTGGTTCTATGGGCCGGGTTTTCAATATCTTGAATATACCCCATTAAAGCCGGTTGCTAATCGTATCATTGTTATTGGTGTTCTCATTATTCTGTGGGGATTGAATAATTATTTTCTTGCTAGAGCCGCCGCTAAGAAAAAACCCAAAAAACAGGTTGAGGAAGAAATAAAACCTCGTGATCCTGTCAGTGAGCTAATTGCTATCTTGAACTCCTCATTTCTTATGACAATGAAAACTATTAAAGATAAGTGGATGGGGAAGGATAAGGGAGCGCGAACGCTTTATGCTATGCCTTGGTATCTGATTATCGGTCCAACGGCATCAGGAAAAACAACATTAATTCAAGATTCTGATTTAAATTTTCCACTCACCCATGAGCTAAAGCAAGGTCACATAAATAAAACCGTGAGTGATGAATTACCTCAATATTGGGTAACGCGTGAAAGTGTTCTGTTTGATATTCCTGGTTCTTGGCTTGACATGACAACGCCGATTTCATTTGACGGTCTTGATAGTGATGAAATAGATCCTAATATTCCAGTGGTCCGCACTACAGTGAAAGATAGTCGTAAACGCTTATGGAACGCTTTTACAGACCTTTTAAATAGCGTTAGACCGCGTAGACCTATTAATGGCGTAGTTCTAACCTTTGATGTTGTCGATGTTATCCGTATGGATGCCGACGCGCGTAATGTAATGTCAATGAATATTCATGCACGACTTGTCGAAATTGCTGAAAAACTTGGCACACGCTTTACCGTACATGTTGTTATGACCAAGCTTGACCGCCTAGCAGGCTTTAGAGATTATTTTGCTCAATTAACCAAAGCGGAGCGGCAAGAGCCTTTTGGCTTTTCCTTTTCTGTATTCGATGAATTACAAGCGGACGAATGGGTAGAAAATTTTGAAAAAGAATTTGCAAAGTTTTTAACTGAGGCCAATGATGATTTAATTGATCGGGTCAATAATCAAAAAGAAACAGAAATTCGTAAGAACATTTATACTTTTTTACGGGAGTTTGCAGCTTCAGGCCCGATTGTGGCAGAATTCTTTAGAAAAGCGCTTTTGTCTGATAGGTTTTCTACTCCTCCAATGGTGCGTGGTATTTATTTTACCTCAACCGTTCAAGAGGGCGCGCCGTTTAATGCTCTCCTAACTAAAATTTCAAATGATTACCATATGACGTCACCTGTCATGCCGGCTTATTCAGGCAATAGCACACCTTATTTTACGTCTAAACTTTTTACAAATGTTATATTCAGAGAAGCAGGACTTGCTGGTGACAATCAAACAGTTGAAAAACACAAAAGATTTGTTCTGCGCGCTACCATTTTAGCCAGTTCAATAGGAATTTTGATTTTTGGTTTTATTTTAGCAGAAACAAGCAAAGATAATATTGCTCGTGCAAATAATGTTTTAAAAGCCAGTCAAAATTTTATAAATTTACCCCGATATGCTGATATTTCTGGAAGTGAAGCACAATTTTTATCGGCGTTAAATGCGATATCTGCGGCTAATAGCGAGTTTCCAAATTGGCAGGATAAAAGCGAGGTCCGTCGTTTCGCAGCTCTCTATCAAGGTGGTAGAGTTGGTCCAGAAGTTAATAAAGCCTATGAGGATTTGTTACGTGACCGGTTTATGCCCAGCATTGCAGATAAAGTAAAAGCTGAAATCATCAGGCTTGGTGAAGATCCACAAACTTATAATAGTGATGAACGTCTTGATGCTTTGAGAGTATATTTATTACTTGGTGATATTCAAAGGCGTAAAGAATTGGATTCCAGTGATGATACCATGTCGATCGGCAAAAAAGCTGTTATCGCTTGGTTACAAAAAGACTGGCAAAAACGTTTTGAAGGAGAAAATGATGTCCAAGCTGGGCTTGCACGTCATTTAAATTATGCGCTTTCAACCAATCATATTGCAGCCCCACTTGATCAGCAGCTTGTAACAAAAACTCAGCTAGCTTTGCGTGAAGTACCTCGTGATGTACGTCTTTATCGTAACTTAAAAACTTTAGCGCAACGCCAAGTTCCTAATGGTTTAAGTTTAAGAAATGCAATAGGTCCAAGTTTTGATATTGTTTTTAAGCAGGCAGATAATGGCGAAGTTTTATCACATGATGTGACCGTTCCTTATTTTTATACAAAACGTGGGTTTTTGGACTTTTTTGTTCCCAAAAGCCAAGATCTATCGGTTATTGCAGTTGAAGACGCTTGGGTTACGGGTGAACGCAAAGACATAAGATATTCTGAAGAAGATTTACAAGCCTTTATTGAAAAAATACGTCATGCCTATGCAACAGACTATATTAATTACTGGACCAATATGATTAATAATCTGAATATTTCAGACTTTAGAAATATTGATGATGCAGGACGCGTTTTATCGGAAATCAATGGTCCCTCTGCACCATTTGGGCGATTGCTTAACTTGATTAAATCAGAGACAGAAATTTATTCAGCTGAACCAACACAAGTAAATGCCGATCAACCTCAAACGCAAATTTTATTTGATAAAAATCGCGAGCATGCTTTACGCATTACTCGTGCATTTGCAGATCTGTCAGCTTTGGTTACTGCCAAGGAAGGACAAACACCGCCTTTAGAAGAAATGATGGCCTCGCTTTCTGGGTTAGAGGCATATATGCGTGCAATCTTGGCAGGCCAACAGTCAAGTAAGCCAGTTGCCTTAGAAAAAGCACAAGAGAGAGCGAAGTTACAAGGCGATGACCCAATATTTGTTATTCGGCGCACCGGTACAAATATGCCAAAGCCATTTGATAAATTTTATGCTCAAATTGCAGATAATAGCTGGAAAGTTATTCTTGATGCAGCAAAAAAAGACTTACAATCGGTTTGGCAAAACAGCGTTTATCGCACATTTAATGTTGAACTAGCTGGGCGATATCCATTCAATATAAATAGTAAAGAAGAAGTATCCCTCGCTGAGTTTCAAAAATTCTTTGGCCCTGAAGGGCAATTTGATAAATTTTTTAATGATCATTTGAAAACATTTATCAATCCCAATAATGGCACGCCGATTATGATTGATGGACAAAGCCTAAGTGTAAGTGAAAACTTTATTGCACAAATTGCCAAAGTTCGGGCAGTTCGTGATATCTTCTTTAACGCAGATGGCATTCCAACATTGCGTTATTCGGTTGAACCAGTATCAATGAGCGGAAATATATCACGCAGTGTTCTCAATATTGAAGGACAACTTGTACCCTATAGTCATGGTCCTTCGCGACCAATCAGTATTTTATGGCCAAATGCGTTAT
- a CDS encoding type VI secretion protein, translating to MSKQYWSIAFKSFCLFFVGLGLEAQAQEQAPITDKNQKAMECRAIDDRMQRLLCFDELFKTPVEIKPVVIVPIEPVKTDGPIRSMAKNLETLRAVNDINWVLRMRPWQETMLLTQSDYENIIASPANRRGEGENAIEHQWTPQTVDVFMTMKEADVSADRPSDDQAIMMLSCENDISTLAVLLPKPIKTLQANIALSSGSGSVFHLNWRDVEDGKVIIAGRGLESIDTIKTLANYKRLQLQVNYPDGPRAFVFDMNDIGSRLKPLRTACHW from the coding sequence ATGAGTAAGCAATATTGGTCTATTGCGTTCAAGTCATTTTGTTTGTTTTTTGTCGGCTTAGGTTTAGAAGCTCAAGCTCAAGAGCAAGCACCGATAACGGATAAAAATCAAAAAGCAATGGAATGTCGTGCTATCGATGATCGTATGCAACGTCTTTTATGCTTTGATGAGCTTTTCAAAACACCAGTTGAAATAAAGCCCGTTGTTATCGTGCCGATTGAACCTGTTAAAACTGATGGTCCCATTAGAAGCATGGCAAAAAATTTGGAAACTTTGCGAGCAGTAAATGATATAAACTGGGTTTTGCGCATGCGACCATGGCAAGAAACTATGCTCTTAACACAGAGTGATTATGAAAATATTATTGCTAGCCCCGCGAATAGGCGTGGCGAGGGTGAAAACGCCATTGAACATCAATGGACACCTCAAACTGTTGATGTTTTTATGACAATGAAAGAAGCCGATGTATCTGCAGATCGTCCAAGTGATGACCAAGCGATTATGATGCTTAGCTGCGAAAATGATATTTCGACTTTAGCTGTTTTGCTACCAAAACCGATTAAGACGTTACAAGCCAATATTGCCTTATCATCAGGTAGTGGGAGTGTTTTCCATCTTAATTGGCGTGATGTCGAGGACGGTAAGGTCATTATTGCTGGGCGTGGCTTAGAAAGTATAGATACGATAAAAACATTGGCCAATTACAAAAGACTTCAATTACAAGTTAATTATCCAGATGGGCCTCGCGCTTTTGTTTTTGACATGAACGACATTGGGTCAAGACTAAAGCCACTTAGAACTGCGTGTCATTGGTAA
- a CDS encoding sigma 54-interacting transcriptional regulator, whose protein sequence is MSDMRLFMVEALSELFDASAICLLGRDETNENLIELAAWPAKQHNFSIGLDEAERNGSALYWAFQQVQPLSIKYTNLPILRRLKQEFFPVLNFDGFVVVPAIYKANQYPDLVFFVIGNDLSVTQETLAIAQSFANHCAVFTRMSFGIEMIGAREKQLSNSLKTLNSTIQKHDELKEKELANTLLGNSANIVKVRNDIKKLGSLHSSVLILGDTGTGKELVAHALHNFSDHRLEPFVAVNMAEINANLIESAFFGHVKGAFTGADKNKEGFLSQAKGGTLFLDEIGDLPLDLQAKLLRVLQEKKYRQVGSSEESIFAARIICATHKDLGSMVEENLFRRDLYYRLAESRILIAPLSERISDIAILVQHFIDAYNQSHNTDYFLSDESLAAFRELSFPGNVRQLRSLIQNICHSANDNIVITPHLIKEIYDDNRIDCFPSRNLEKVDLNNGFQKACEAYEEKILNQFLKNFSGSKHDMAKTLQISERTLFYKLKKYDLEVLKK, encoded by the coding sequence ATGTCTGATATGCGTTTATTTATGGTGGAAGCTTTAAGCGAATTATTTGATGCAAGTGCGATTTGTTTACTTGGCCGCGATGAAACCAATGAAAATTTAATTGAACTTGCAGCATGGCCAGCTAAACAACACAATTTTTCTATTGGACTTGATGAGGCTGAACGCAACGGCTCTGCCTTATATTGGGCTTTTCAGCAAGTTCAGCCTCTGTCAATAAAATATACGAATTTACCAATTTTAAGGCGTTTGAAACAAGAATTTTTTCCGGTTTTAAACTTTGATGGATTTGTCGTTGTTCCTGCAATTTATAAGGCTAATCAATATCCTGATCTTGTCTTTTTCGTCATTGGTAATGATTTATCGGTTACACAAGAGACTTTAGCAATTGCTCAGAGTTTTGCTAATCATTGTGCAGTTTTTACACGAATGAGTTTCGGTATAGAAATGATTGGTGCTCGTGAAAAACAACTTTCAAACTCGCTTAAAACATTAAATTCTACCATTCAAAAACATGACGAGTTAAAAGAAAAGGAACTCGCTAATACTTTGTTAGGTAATTCTGCCAATATTGTAAAAGTACGCAACGACATAAAAAAATTAGGCTCACTTCATTCATCAGTTTTGATATTGGGCGATACAGGCACGGGTAAAGAACTTGTAGCCCATGCTTTGCATAATTTTTCGGATCATCGACTTGAACCTTTTGTTGCGGTCAATATGGCAGAAATCAATGCAAATCTTATTGAAAGTGCTTTTTTTGGTCACGTAAAAGGTGCGTTTACTGGTGCGGATAAAAACAAGGAAGGTTTTCTAAGTCAAGCGAAAGGTGGAACGTTATTCCTCGATGAAATTGGCGATTTACCCCTTGATTTACAAGCTAAATTACTGCGTGTTTTACAGGAAAAAAAATACCGTCAAGTTGGTTCTTCTGAGGAAAGTATATTTGCAGCACGGATTATATGCGCAACCCATAAAGATTTGGGCTCCATGGTTGAAGAAAATCTGTTTCGGCGTGATTTATATTACCGCCTTGCGGAAAGTCGTATTCTTATTGCACCTCTAAGTGAGCGCATATCCGACATTGCTATTTTGGTGCAACATTTTATTGATGCCTATAATCAATCGCATAATACGGACTATTTTCTTAGTGATGAAAGCCTCGCGGCATTTCGCGAATTATCTTTCCCAGGAAATGTCCGGCAATTACGTTCATTAATCCAGAATATTTGCCATAGTGCAAATGACAATATAGTCATCACGCCACACCTTATTAAAGAGATTTACGATGACAATAGAATTGATTGTTTTCCTTCAAGAAATCTTGAAAAAGTGGATTTAAACAATGGCTTCCAAAAAGCATGTGAAGCCTATGAAGAGAAAATATTAAATCAATTTCTTAAAAATTTTAGTGGATCTAAACATGATATGGCGAAAACCTTGCAGATATCTGAGCGTACGCTGTTTTATAAGTTAAAAAAATATGACTTGGAGGTATTAAAAAAATGA
- the tssH gene encoding type VI secretion system ATPase TssH, translated as MANIDIRRQLVDRLNKACHSALSEASNVCVGAGHREVVIEHLLVSMCEQNGNDIRLVFRNFNLDFDKFVDELRSCFNRFRMSNGEMPSLSPLIFDLLEAAWLITSLELNESKIRGGTILLALVRDPARYCRYEYIDILEKISAETLTNKFFEITSGSVEQVFSNDNETGKKIIQTSGSESALEKYAENFTQQARDGKIDPVFCRDDEIRQIIDILARRRKNNPICVGDAGVGKTAVVEGLAYKIVNNDVPESLQGAELYGLDMGALEAGASVKGEFEKRLKAVLDELKNADKQTVLFIDEAHTLIGAGGNAGGSDAANLLKPALARGEIKTIAATTWSEYKKYFEKDPALTRRFQLVKLDEPSVEQAAIIIRGLVPAYEKAHNGIYISDAGVEAAARLSSRYITGRQLPDKAIDVLDTACARVKAGATGMPLQIEKYIQEAKALEREKDSIERDITAGHHDKALQERIDLIHEKLVHINFEKDRLNKVLDEQRALINELKKLRDEKSEAKDDDARNTLQEKIIIARKKFEDARREYSLVSLEVGPQEIAGVISDWTGIPVSSMAQDEIASLLNLKNNIGEVIKGQDYSLQVIQEQLQASRLDLHKSGRPLGVFLLVGPSGVGKTETAIEVSRKLFGGEQFMTTINMTEFQEKHTVSRLIGSPPGYVGYGEGGILTEAIRKKPYSVVLLDEVEKADADVLNLFYQVFDKGILSDGEGREIDCKNVVFFLASNLASHHITESALTAPEKSSDVILNEIKPALTKHFKPALLARMQPIVYLPLSSQVMRDIIEAKLTQLKEMFIERQGLIFEMSERAIEHLESLCSEAASGARLIDQLIQKRILPEISRTILESRLTEKVLISVFVDIDEDNNYTFKFSEQAEPIIEAAQ; from the coding sequence ATGGCAAATATCGATATCAGACGCCAATTGGTTGATCGTCTCAATAAAGCGTGCCATTCGGCATTGTCAGAAGCATCAAATGTCTGTGTTGGAGCTGGCCACCGCGAAGTGGTGATTGAGCACCTTCTCGTTTCAATGTGTGAACAAAATGGTAATGATATAAGATTGGTTTTTCGCAATTTTAATCTTGATTTTGATAAATTTGTCGATGAATTGCGTAGTTGTTTTAATCGCTTTCGTATGAGCAATGGTGAAATGCCATCATTATCGCCATTAATCTTTGATTTACTTGAAGCTGCTTGGTTAATAACGTCACTTGAGCTTAATGAAAGTAAAATTAGGGGAGGGACAATTTTACTTGCTCTTGTTCGTGATCCTGCTCGTTATTGCCGTTATGAATATATTGATATTTTAGAAAAAATTTCAGCAGAGACTTTAACCAATAAATTTTTTGAAATAACCAGCGGCTCAGTGGAACAGGTTTTTTCAAATGACAATGAAACGGGAAAAAAAATAATCCAAACGAGCGGTAGTGAAAGCGCTTTAGAAAAATATGCTGAAAACTTCACTCAGCAAGCCCGTGATGGTAAAATTGATCCGGTTTTCTGCCGTGACGATGAAATACGTCAAATTATCGATATACTGGCACGTAGACGTAAAAATAATCCTATTTGTGTGGGTGACGCAGGTGTCGGTAAAACTGCAGTTGTCGAAGGGTTGGCTTATAAAATAGTCAATAATGACGTTCCTGAAAGTTTGCAAGGCGCGGAGCTTTATGGCCTTGATATGGGCGCATTGGAAGCTGGTGCATCCGTAAAAGGTGAATTTGAAAAAAGATTAAAAGCTGTTCTTGATGAGCTAAAAAACGCAGATAAGCAAACAGTTCTTTTTATTGATGAAGCGCATACATTAATTGGTGCTGGTGGTAATGCAGGGGGGAGTGATGCGGCTAATCTTTTAAAACCAGCATTGGCCCGTGGTGAAATTAAAACAATCGCAGCAACGACATGGTCTGAATATAAAAAATATTTTGAAAAAGACCCAGCATTAACCCGCCGTTTTCAACTCGTGAAGCTTGATGAACCAAGTGTCGAGCAAGCTGCCATTATTATTCGCGGCCTTGTTCCTGCTTATGAAAAGGCGCATAACGGCATTTATATTAGTGATGCAGGGGTCGAAGCCGCTGCACGTTTGTCTTCGCGCTATATTACGGGGCGCCAATTACCTGATAAAGCGATTGATGTCCTTGATACCGCCTGTGCTCGCGTTAAAGCTGGCGCTACAGGTATGCCATTGCAAATTGAAAAATATATTCAAGAAGCAAAAGCATTGGAGCGTGAAAAAGATAGCATTGAACGTGATATCACTGCCGGTCATCATGATAAAGCATTGCAAGAGCGTATTGATCTTATTCATGAAAAGCTTGTTCATATTAATTTTGAAAAAGATAGATTAAACAAAGTTCTTGATGAACAGCGCGCTTTAATTAATGAGCTCAAAAAATTAAGAGATGAAAAATCTGAAGCAAAAGATGATGATGCGCGAAATACCTTACAAGAAAAAATAATTATCGCCCGTAAAAAATTTGAAGATGCTCGCCGCGAATATTCACTTGTGAGTTTAGAAGTCGGCCCGCAAGAAATAGCCGGTGTTATTTCAGATTGGACAGGTATTCCTGTTTCTTCTATGGCACAAGATGAAATTGCTAGTCTGTTAAATTTAAAGAATAATATTGGCGAGGTCATCAAGGGGCAGGATTACTCTCTGCAAGTCATACAAGAACAATTGCAAGCTTCGCGTTTAGATCTGCACAAATCTGGCAGACCATTGGGCGTCTTTTTACTCGTTGGGCCATCGGGTGTTGGAAAGACGGAAACGGCTATTGAAGTTTCCCGTAAACTTTTTGGCGGCGAACAATTTATGACAACTATTAATATGACCGAGTTTCAAGAAAAACATACCGTATCACGTCTTATAGGCTCGCCGCCCGGTTATGTTGGATATGGTGAAGGTGGTATATTAACCGAAGCTATTCGTAAAAAACCTTATTCAGTTGTATTATTAGATGAAGTTGAAAAAGCTGATGCGGATGTCCTCAATCTTTTTTATCAAGTATTTGATAAGGGCATTTTGTCCGATGGAGAAGGACGTGAAATTGATTGCAAAAATGTTGTTTTCTTTTTGGCATCTAATCTTGCTAGTCATCACATTACGGAAAGTGCACTGACAGCACCTGAAAAATCCTCGGATGTAATATTAAACGAAATAAAGCCAGCTTTAACCAAACATTTTAAACCTGCTTTATTGGCTCGTATGCAGCCCATCGTTTATTTACCGCTTAGTAGCCAAGTTATGCGCGATATTATTGAAGCTAAATTAACACAGCTTAAAGAAATGTTTATTGAACGCCAAGGACTTATCTTCGAAATGAGTGAAAGGGCGATTGAGCATTTAGAAAGCCTTTGTAGTGAAGCTGCAAGTGGCGCGCGTCTTATTGATCAATTAATTCAAAAACGTATTTTACCAGAAATATCGCGCACTATTCTTGAAAGCCGTTTAACCGAAAAGGTCTTAATTAGCGTATTTGTCGATATTGATGAAGATAATAATTATACTTTCAAATTTAGTGAGCAAGCTGAGCCAATTATTGAGGCCGCTCAATAA
- the icmH gene encoding type IVB secretion system protein IcmH/DotU, giving the protein MSETLDNSNVPQVKNSEGFYLGNKNNEITSLGSDIIQPQLSSAPVNRGKNFAFALRGMTLNKIVDCASPLIALIMRISNLGNFDDVEDLHKRCCHEIDAIELELHKFGYDRVTILAFRYCLCSVLDETVLITPWGENSRWSQNSLLALYHQETWGGEKFFVIVDRLMDEPHRYIDIVEFLYLCMILGYEGKYRPQHNGKLNLEAFIKDVHDVIRKERGYPETLQLFEADNVVIKKHEIKWQTPVIAVVLIALGCAVLLYLAFFFYTEAYTGSIIRDISGVLGE; this is encoded by the coding sequence ATGAGTGAGACATTAGATAATTCCAATGTGCCACAGGTGAAGAATTCAGAAGGCTTTTATCTTGGAAATAAGAATAATGAAATCACGTCGCTTGGCTCTGATATAATACAGCCTCAATTAAGCTCTGCACCGGTTAATCGGGGTAAAAATTTTGCCTTTGCACTAAGGGGAATGACACTTAATAAAATTGTTGATTGCGCTTCACCTTTAATAGCCTTGATTATGCGTATTTCAAATTTAGGTAATTTTGACGATGTAGAAGATTTACATAAGCGTTGCTGTCATGAAATAGATGCAATTGAACTTGAGTTACACAAATTTGGCTATGACCGGGTCACAATTTTAGCTTTTCGATATTGTTTGTGCAGTGTACTTGATGAAACGGTCCTTATTACTCCATGGGGAGAAAACAGCCGCTGGTCTCAAAATAGTCTTTTAGCCCTATATCATCAAGAAACATGGGGTGGTGAAAAGTTTTTCGTGATTGTTGATCGGTTGATGGATGAGCCACATCGTTACATAGACATAGTAGAATTTCTCTATTTGTGCATGATTTTAGGCTATGAAGGAAAGTATCGCCCACAGCATAACGGCAAGCTTAACCTTGAAGCATTTATTAAAGATGTTCATGACGTTATTCGAAAAGAACGAGGCTATCCAGAAACGTTGCAATTGTTCGAAGCTGATAATGTTGTTATCAAAAAACACGAAATAAAGTGGCAAACACCGGTGATAGCGGTTGTATTGATTGCACTTGGCTGCGCGGTTTTACTCTATTTGGCGTTTTTCTTCTACACCGAGGCTTATACGGGAAGTATTATCAGGGATATTTCAGGTGTTCTTGGTGAATAA
- the tssK gene encoding type VI secretion system baseplate subunit TssK — protein sequence MSLRNPPIWKDGQFIRPNHFQQQTRYHEYITRRRSDAINAYQYGLESIEINQENLLHGRISIVHASGIFPDRTVFEIPGETPAPQALDVSGTNIVNETIYLCLPLWTSGVPEVLTEESAKESARLNTYNQETRDVTSDDADPWDIEVGQLRLLLLTERDDRSSYSCIPIARVKEKRSDGSIILDADFMPVAYDIQAIPQLRRVLDDFTGLLNQRSQQIAQRLGGLTQGGVADVADFMLLQTTNRLGPIFKHLSTIMRIHPERLFELFAGAAGELATFTHEGRLPEVWPIYSHEEPHICFHPLIASLRRSLSVMLEPNAIALPLQKHKYGVLTSPISDTEIIETCSFVLAVRAAMPLDRLAKTFPSQVKISSIEKIRELVQHHLPGVVLQPLATAPRQLPYHAEYTYFFLDHHSSGWKNIIKSSGFAFHIAGEFPDLEMQFWAIRGRRDNGGIA from the coding sequence GTGTCATTACGCAATCCTCCCATTTGGAAAGATGGGCAATTTATTAGACCAAACCATTTTCAGCAACAAACGCGATATCATGAATATATTACGCGTCGGCGTAGCGATGCCATTAATGCATATCAATATGGTCTTGAATCTATTGAAATAAATCAAGAAAATCTATTACATGGCCGTATATCTATAGTTCATGCATCTGGTATATTTCCGGATCGAACCGTATTTGAAATTCCAGGTGAAACACCTGCGCCACAAGCCCTCGATGTGAGTGGCACGAATATTGTTAACGAAACAATTTATTTATGTTTACCATTATGGACAAGCGGAGTTCCTGAGGTTTTAACCGAAGAAAGCGCCAAGGAATCTGCGCGTCTTAATACATATAATCAAGAAACCCGTGATGTAACCAGTGATGATGCTGATCCATGGGATATTGAGGTTGGCCAATTGCGTTTATTGCTTTTAACCGAGCGCGATGATCGAAGTTCTTATAGCTGTATTCCTATTGCACGGGTCAAGGAAAAGCGCAGCGATGGTAGCATTATATTAGATGCGGATTTTATGCCAGTTGCTTATGATATTCAAGCAATCCCACAACTGCGTCGTGTTCTTGATGATTTCACAGGTCTGCTCAATCAACGATCGCAGCAAATTGCCCAACGCCTTGGTGGTTTAACTCAAGGCGGTGTAGCTGATGTTGCTGACTTCATGCTTTTGCAAACGACTAACCGTTTAGGACCAATATTTAAGCATCTAAGTACGATTATGCGTATTCATCCAGAACGCTTGTTTGAACTTTTTGCAGGTGCCGCAGGAGAACTAGCGACCTTTACACATGAAGGACGATTACCTGAGGTTTGGCCTATTTATTCGCATGAAGAACCGCATATTTGTTTTCATCCGCTCATAGCATCCTTGCGGCGCTCACTTTCAGTAATGCTTGAACCTAACGCTATTGCACTTCCGCTGCAAAAACATAAATATGGGGTGCTTACATCTCCGATTAGTGACACTGAAATTATTGAAACATGTTCATTTGTTTTGGCTGTTCGGGCTGCTATGCCGCTTGACCGTCTTGCCAAAACATTTCCTTCGCAGGTTAAAATTTCTTCAATTGAAAAAATTAGGGAACTGGTTCAACACCATCTACCTGGTGTTGTATTGCAACCATTGGCAACCGCACCGCGTCAATTGCCTTACCATGCAGAATATACGTATTTCTTTCTTGATCATCATTCAAGTGGTTGGAAAAATATTATTAAATCAAGTGGTTTTGCATTTCATATTGCAGGTGAATTTCCTGATTTGGAAATGCAATTTTGGGCAATTCGGGGGCGTCGCGATAATGGAGGAATAGCATGA